Genomic DNA from Caldicellulosiruptor hydrothermalis 108:
TTATTTTGTCAAATGTCTTGTCTTTGAGATATTCAAATGCTGTTTTTAGAGCCGTACCCTTGCCTCTGTTTTTATCATGTCTTAGTATGGTGCACTTATCACAATTAAGTAAAATCTTTTTCTTAGAACCATCATCAATAACAAGTATATTTTTTATAAACTCTATGTTAGATAAGTCCAGAAGAAGCTTTTCAAAAGATTGTGGAGGATTGTATACAGGAATTACCACAACAATATTCAATTGTTTTCTTCCTCTCATGAGAAGTTTGCAAAATCAAATTCTTTATGGCATAACATTTGCAGATTGTATATTTTGATATTGTTCAAGCAAACTTTCCCTTCTTTTTTTTAATAAATTTTCTGAAACCTCAATGCTTAAAAAGGTATTAGGCATTAAGAGGTTTGCCTCTTTTTTAGTTCCATAATTGCCATTTCCACCTCTTATAAGCTCCATAAGCGAAACTTTTCCTGTCAGTTCATCAACGTTATCAACTGTATCCAAGCCCATGCTTTTGTACTTTTCACAATAGTTTATCTCACTGTACGATTGCTCAACCCCAACAATGTTGAGATCATTTATATTTCTCAACTTTTCAATAAATCTTCTATCAACTGCGTTAAAAGTATCGTTCTGAAGGGTATTTCCACCTGCTATTAAAATTGTATCGGCAATTTCTCCTGATAGTCTATTTATTTCTATATATCTTTTTTCTGTAAGTTTTGATAAAAGTTCATCCTTCATGTCAAATACCGCATACAACATTAGAGTATTTATCGCATCTTCCGGAAGTTTGTATTCTGGAAAATCGTTTGTCTTGTTATTCAAAACGTCCACAAACGTCCGTTTTATTTTAACAATTCTTGCTAACTTTATTTGGTTTTTTCTCAAAAAATCTATTAGGTCGTTGTATGAATAATCTGTTGAGGTTACAATGAGACTTACAACTGCATTACTTTTGCATGTTTTGAGGTATGCATTTACAAGAGTGTCATTTATTTTTCCCAGTTGATTTATCTGTGATTTGTACTCATCAATCTCTTTTAAAAGCCTGTCATTTTCTTTTTTTAACTCAACCAAGTTCTTATCTATGAGACTCAGCTGCTGCTGAAACTGTTTTTGAAGAAATTTTTCACTATTTACAGAAAATCCAATGAGAATGCCAACTCCAAGAGCAACAAAGATAGAAGCAATAGTAATAATAAAATATTTTATACTAACTCCATTCATTTTTTCCTACCTCAAGATTACTCTCAGTTTTAGTTGAATTAAATAGAAAAAGTATTGAAAAGGCGGCGTTATCATTAGAATTGCAAGTATAGGAATAAGTGCAGAAAACAACAAAACCCCGATATATTTGAAACTTACCTTTTCAGTATAAAGCTTAGACACACCTCGTGCATCCACAAGCTTTGAACCTATTTTTAGCCTGACCAGAAAAGTGCTGGACATTCCTTTTCGACCTTTCTCTAAAAAATCAAGCATACTGCTGTGAGAACCAACCGAAACTATCAGTTCTGCTCCCTTTTCATAAGCCAAAAGCAAAGCCACATCTTCACTTGTGCCAGGACATGCTATTGTTTTTGCAGTAAGTCCTAAAGCTTCTACTTTTTTAAGACCTGGTGCATATCCGTTAGGATACGAATGAACAATTATCTCGTCACATTTGTAAAGACTTTCTTCAGACACACTATCCATATCCCCAATTATAATGTTTGGTCTTATCTTTTCCTCAAGCAATGCATCAGCAGCACCATCAACTGCAATCACTACTGGTTTTACCTCTGTAATATAACCTTTTATTGCTTTTATATCCTTTTTAAAACTGCTTCCTCTTGTCACAACAAGCACATGTCTTCCGGCTATTTTGGTTGAAATGTCAGGGATTTCAAATTGTCCTAAGATAAATCCCTTTTCCTTTTTCGCATACTCTAAGGTATTTTCTATAAAATTCTCTAAAAGATTTTCCATTTCTTTGAAACTCTTTTGATAAAAAGATTCAAACTCTTCTTTAGAAAGATATTTTGCATCACACAGATAATTGCCGTTTAAAAATATCTTATCATCTTTGATTTCTATAATGTCCCCTTCTCTTATTCGATTAAATACATCTTCCCCTAAATTATCAATTATAATCACATCGTGTGAAAGAAGAATCTTCGCACCAACTGCTGGAAACTTCCCGGTAAAAGACTTAGCACAGTTGATTACCACCTTTACTTTCTTTTCTAAGAGAGAATATGCAGCTACCTCATCAATATCCTCGTGCAATATGACAGGTATCTCCCCTGGTCTTAGTCTTTTAACTAAGTTCTTGGTCCTTCTATCAATCCTTACCTTGCCTTTTATCATCACTTATCACTCTTGTTTTTTTGCAGTTTTGGATTTACAATTTCACGCCATGATAAGTCTCCTCTATCAAGAGCTTTTATCAAGAGTTCCGCTGTTGCAATGTTTGTTGCAAGAGGAATATTATGGACATCACAAAGACGCAAAAGTGCATTCACATCTGGTTCATG
This window encodes:
- a CDS encoding copper transporter: MNGVSIKYFIITIASIFVALGVGILIGFSVNSEKFLQKQFQQQLSLIDKNLVELKKENDRLLKEIDEYKSQINQLGKINDTLVNAYLKTCKSNAVVSLIVTSTDYSYNDLIDFLRKNQIKLARIVKIKRTFVDVLNNKTNDFPEYKLPEDAINTLMLYAVFDMKDELLSKLTEKRYIEINRLSGEIADTILIAGGNTLQNDTFNAVDRRFIEKLRNINDLNIVGVEQSYSEINYCEKYKSMGLDTVDNVDELTGKVSLMELIRGGNGNYGTKKEANLLMPNTFLSIEVSENLLKKRRESLLEQYQNIQSANVMP
- the steA gene encoding putative cytokinetic ring protein SteA, yielding MIKGKVRIDRRTKNLVKRLRPGEIPVILHEDIDEVAAYSLLEKKVKVVINCAKSFTGKFPAVGAKILLSHDVIIIDNLGEDVFNRIREGDIIEIKDDKIFLNGNYLCDAKYLSKEEFESFYQKSFKEMENLLENFIENTLEYAKKEKGFILGQFEIPDISTKIAGRHVLVVTRGSSFKKDIKAIKGYITEVKPVVIAVDGAADALLEEKIRPNIIIGDMDSVSEESLYKCDEIIVHSYPNGYAPGLKKVEALGLTAKTIACPGTSEDVALLLAYEKGAELIVSVGSHSSMLDFLEKGRKGMSSTFLVRLKIGSKLVDARGVSKLYTEKVSFKYIGVLLFSALIPILAILMITPPFQYFFYLIQLKLRVILR